In one Brachyhypopomus gauderio isolate BG-103 unplaced genomic scaffold, BGAUD_0.2 sc81, whole genome shotgun sequence genomic region, the following are encoded:
- the LOC143493053 gene encoding uncharacterized protein LOC143493053 isoform X3, with the protein MKQELQDRLTQRGERQLSAAQDGHSQPGEEKSFHSLPQRERTIIGGDSQQVVPSLCDLRLEQTELNRVLRAEQQLYSNLVRAVKEQDR; encoded by the exons ATGAAACAG GAGCTCCAGGATCGTTTGACACAGAGGGGCGAGAGGCAGCTGTCTGCAGCCCAGGACGGGCACTCGCAGCCTGGGGAAGAGAAGAGCTTCCACTCCCTTCCCCAGAGAGAGAGGACCATCATCGGAGGAGATAGCCAgcag GTAGTGCCATCTCTGTGTGACCTGCGTCTGGAGCAGACCGAGCTGAACCGTGTGCTGAGGGCGGAGCAGCAACTGTATTCCAACCTGGTCCGAGCTGTGAAAGAGCAGGACCGGTGA